A single region of the Biomaibacter acetigenes genome encodes:
- a CDS encoding ATPase domain-containing protein, with protein MEKLKTGIKNLDGIISGGIPLYSLNIVSGSPGSGKTIFVQNIIFNSARNGLKSLYLTTISESQFKMVRHLQEFEFFSDDFLGDKFIYSDLGAVLRKQGTEKVLEYLTEMIKRHQPNILVIDSFKAIRDIFPDEKTFKAFVFDLAAALSIWEVTVFLVGEYEEKELTLLSEFAIADGIFHLYGQEEKRFQKRYLRILKMRGTNFEQGEHLFQISPAGIEVYPRIKPEGKELQYEVKPGKKGFGITGLDEMLNGGFREGTITLITGGTGTGKTALALKFLLDGAEKGENGLFLSFEEPVSQLIDNAHHLGWETDKYLADGRLDIKFISPIELDVDKHAFEILDMVSNKKIDRLVIDSISSFESSVSDIQKYKDYLWAIAQQIKRRHITVIFTVLNEDLFSPASVTKNQISLLADNIIILRYVEENSSIKKVLGILKARGTNHDRDIREYEITLNGINVLGKLDKANMLR; from the coding sequence ATGGAGAAATTGAAAACAGGTATTAAAAATCTTGATGGCATTATTTCTGGCGGTATACCTTTGTATTCGCTGAACATTGTTTCCGGTTCTCCGGGCAGCGGGAAAACGATATTCGTTCAAAACATTATTTTTAACAGCGCAAGGAACGGTCTTAAAAGTTTATACCTGACTACTATCTCTGAATCACAATTCAAGATGGTAAGGCATTTACAGGAATTTGAGTTTTTTTCGGACGATTTCCTGGGGGACAAGTTTATTTACAGTGATCTGGGAGCTGTTCTGCGCAAACAGGGCACCGAGAAGGTTCTTGAATACCTTACCGAAATGATCAAAAGACATCAACCCAATATACTTGTAATCGACAGTTTCAAGGCCATAAGAGACATCTTTCCGGATGAGAAGACTTTTAAGGCTTTTGTTTTTGACCTGGCTGCTGCTTTATCGATATGGGAGGTTACTGTGTTTCTCGTGGGCGAGTATGAAGAAAAAGAACTCACTCTCTTAAGTGAATTTGCTATTGCTGATGGGATTTTTCACCTTTACGGTCAGGAAGAAAAAAGGTTTCAAAAAAGGTATTTGCGTATTCTGAAGATGAGAGGTACCAATTTTGAACAAGGAGAGCACCTGTTTCAAATCAGCCCTGCAGGAATAGAAGTCTATCCGAGGATAAAGCCGGAGGGCAAAGAACTCCAGTACGAGGTCAAACCGGGGAAAAAAGGATTCGGAATCACAGGCCTGGATGAAATGCTGAATGGTGGATTTAGAGAAGGTACTATTACGCTCATTACCGGCGGCACAGGTACGGGTAAAACCGCCCTTGCACTTAAATTTTTACTGGATGGGGCTGAAAAAGGCGAAAATGGGCTGTTTCTTTCTTTTGAAGAGCCGGTTTCTCAGCTTATAGATAACGCCCACCATCTGGGATGGGAGACGGATAAATATCTGGCAGACGGCCGCCTTGATATCAAGTTTATTTCTCCAATAGAACTGGACGTAGATAAACACGCTTTTGAAATACTGGACATGGTCAGCAATAAGAAGATAGATAGGCTTGTTATTGACAGCATATCTTCTTTTGAAAGCAGCGTTTCTGATATACAAAAGTATAAAGATTATCTTTGGGCAATAGCACAGCAGATCAAAAGGCGGCATATCACTGTTATATTTACTGTACTAAACGAAGACCTCTTTTCACCTGCTTCAGTAACAAAAAATCAAATATCTTTGTTAGCCGATAATATAATTATTCTCCGCTACGTGGAAGAAAATTCAAGCATCAAAAAAGTTTTAGGAATCCTTAAAGCCCGTGGTACCAACCACGACAGAGACATTAGAGAATACGAGATTACCCTGAATGGAATAAATGTTCTCGGAAAGTTAGATAAAGCAAATATGTTGAGATGA
- a CDS encoding GGDEF domain-containing protein, whose product MPTNLLLSVSLKYWQDFQDTLARIMDANIYIFDTNGNSFSQFSREPELCQNVNKGEKICNEKCVHFYKEILGSLKNKGIFTCPYGIKLYAYRLGTYAQKIGFLIVAPTRIRTRAGSEEENAFITKAHSIYQTINEVLKAILEKNLLGLRSLELNSIYEISRLLTSTVELDKVMDLITNSLIIIYKAELGFVGLREGDKIRIAQAKGDHGDLSIGKEWPMVQPLIENVFSKVEPSFLSIDELMTLPGLSDLELDSKNKIMVYPLWTSLGAVGLLGIVFSPDSMDDNDTRNLQIYANFAAIALANAKLVSRLEKEAETDFLTGFFNKRIIRNILVNELERTIRYGIPLTVIFLDIDNFKTYNDTFGHVAGDVVLQKTADIIKNSIRTVDIAGRFGGEEFVIILPGTKEEGAVAVAERIRKSIETYPFPHRKVTASLGIALAKNSDSVDSLLEKADQALYQAKRQGKNRFYLAPS is encoded by the coding sequence TTGCCGACAAACCTTTTACTAAGTGTTTCGTTAAAATATTGGCAGGATTTTCAGGATACTCTTGCAAGAATAATGGATGCGAACATTTACATCTTTGATACAAATGGCAACTCCTTTTCCCAATTCAGTCGAGAACCTGAATTATGCCAGAATGTAAACAAAGGAGAAAAGATCTGCAACGAAAAGTGCGTCCATTTTTATAAAGAAATCTTGGGTTCGTTGAAAAATAAAGGCATATTTACATGCCCTTACGGGATTAAACTTTATGCCTATCGCCTGGGCACTTATGCTCAAAAGATAGGCTTTCTTATCGTTGCTCCTACCAGGATAAGAACCCGGGCAGGTAGCGAGGAAGAAAATGCTTTTATCACCAAAGCGCACAGCATTTACCAGACTATCAATGAAGTTCTTAAGGCCATCCTTGAAAAAAACCTTTTAGGATTACGAAGTCTTGAGCTAAACAGCATTTATGAAATCAGCCGCCTGTTGACCTCAACCGTCGAACTGGATAAGGTTATGGACCTCATAACGAATTCCCTGATCATAATATATAAGGCTGAACTGGGTTTTGTTGGCCTTCGAGAGGGTGATAAAATAAGGATAGCTCAGGCCAAAGGTGATCACGGCGACCTTTCGATAGGTAAGGAATGGCCGATGGTACAGCCGTTGATTGAAAATGTTTTTTCCAAAGTTGAGCCGTCATTTCTGAGTATTGATGAATTAATGACCTTACCGGGCCTTTCCGATTTGGAGCTTGATTCCAAGAATAAAATCATGGTTTATCCACTATGGACATCTTTGGGAGCTGTCGGCCTGTTAGGTATAGTGTTTTCACCTGATTCGATGGATGACAACGATACCAGAAACCTGCAGATTTATGCGAACTTTGCTGCGATAGCTTTGGCTAACGCAAAACTTGTAAGCCGACTGGAAAAAGAAGCTGAAACCGACTTTTTGACAGGGTTTTTTAATAAGCGTATAATCCGCAACATACTGGTTAATGAACTCGAGAGGACAATCAGGTACGGCATTCCTTTAACGGTTATTTTCCTGGATATTGATAACTTCAAGACTTACAATGACACCTTTGGCCATGTTGCCGGCGATGTGGTGCTGCAGAAGACGGCAGATATAATAAAAAACTCTATAAGGACAGTGGATATTGCGGGGCGCTTCGGAGGCGAGGAGTTTGTAATTATTCTTCCTGGGACAAAAGAAGAAGGCGCTGTCGCAGTTGCTGAAAGAATACGAAAATCTATAGAGACCTATCCTTTCCCACATCGCAAAGTTACTGCAAGCCTGGGTATAGCCTTAGCAAAAAACAGTGATTCTGTTGATTCCCTGCTTGAAAAGGCAGATCAGGCCCTGTATCAAGCAAAAAGACAAGGAAAAAACCGCTTTTACCTGGCCCCATCGTAA
- a CDS encoding DUF6930 domain-containing protein has product MPSPVRESNERPYYPRLYVVADAKSGSIIDYEVYKNAKDDADVSRK; this is encoded by the coding sequence ATGCCTTCACCGGTGCGTGAGTCTAATGAGAGACCTTATTATCCGCGACTTTATGTTGTTGCAGATGCCAAATCTGGTAGTATAATAGATTATGAAGTGTATAAAAATGCAAAAGATGATGCTGATGTTTCCCGTAAATAG
- a CDS encoding DUF6930 domain-containing protein produces MIDMFLNKGLLSEIHVRDERMAAILGDLCKKTGVKMRITNVLPDVYFFINEMDKNM; encoded by the coding sequence ATGATAGACATGTTTCTAAATAAAGGATTACTGAGCGAAATACATGTCAGGGACGAACGTATGGCTGCGATATTAGGTGACCTTTGCAAAAAGACAGGTGTTAAAATGAGAATAACTAATGTTCTGCCAGATGTTTATTTTTTTATTAATGAAATGGATAAAAATATGTAA